The following are encoded together in the Perca fluviatilis chromosome 23, GENO_Pfluv_1.0, whole genome shotgun sequence genome:
- the creb3l2 gene encoding cyclic AMP-responsive element-binding protein 3-like protein 2 isoform X1, protein MEILDSSEPFLHWDRNLSELSEAGEMDSVLYTNHFSELLDDLSQDALLGQLLSDPFLSGVRGGVEAMEGEDGSDLSPSSPLPPHITAEHSYSLCGDSRPQSPLSHLTGEQGSDAAESDGDSADWPMEQEDAIDSILCETPSLLPNLSLSLASSAGPQAPEGPGVAPDAAASPPQTTVSSHNQSKGLKIKEENIIPQIKLEPHEVDQFLNLSPKGLESLQMPPTPPSSLSSDSEGSQSPVHAPPGLSCPTSPTSPPPSQAGLKVSPRAASSLSNSPLLTAAHKLQGSGPLMLTEEERRTLVAEGYPVPTKLPLTKSEEKALKKIRRKIKNKISAQESRRKKKEYMDALEKKVETCSNENNELRRKVETLECTNKSLLQQLQSLQAAVAGKVPKSCRMAGTQTSSCLMVVVLCFALFLGSFYPSSLTPCSTITATGLASKQLAVKESYTTTVKSRNLLSTFEDEQPHLLGLGGEYPAQWEDTSAVVMAVWRRSEQQKVAEVEPNMVETHPPFRNKSNETQTSKNLLLDLQRSLEQRTKESSSKVIELERTVNETS, encoded by the exons CACTTCTCCGAGCTCCTCGACGATCTGTCCCAGGATGCTTTGCTGGGCCAGCTGCTCAGCGACCCCTTCCTGTCCGGGGTGAGAGGCGGAGTGGAGGCCATGGAGGGGGAGGACGGGAGCGACCTGTCCCCGTCTTCCCCTCTCCCCCCGCACATCACGGCCGAGCACAGCTACTCGCTCTGCGGGGACAGCCGCCCACAGTCGCCGCTGTCGCACCTGACCGGAGAGCAAGGCAGCGACGCCG CAGAGTCTGATGGGGACTCCGCTGATTGGCCCATGGAGCAGGAGGACGCCATTGACAGCATCCTGTGTGAGactccttccctcctccccaacctctctctctctctggcctcCAGCGCAGGGCCCCAGGCTCCTGAGGGCCCCGGTGTGGCCCCTGATGCTGCCGCGAGCCCACCTCAGACCACCGTCAGCAGCCACAACCAAAGCAAAGGCCTCAAG ATCAAAGAGGAGAACATCATCCCCCAGATTAAACTGGAGCCTCATGAAGTGGACCAGTTTCTCAATCTTTCACCCAAAG GTCTGGAGTCGCTGCAGATGCCCCCCACTCCTCCCAGTTCCCTCAGCAGCGACTCTGAGGGCAGTCAGAGCCCTGTCCACGCCCCGCCCGGCCTGTCCTGCCCCACCTCCCCCACCAGCCCTCCTCCATCCCAGGCCGGTCTGAAGGTGTCGCCTCGCGCGGCTTCCTCGCTGTCCAACTCCCCTCTGCTCACCGCTGCTCAC aagCTGCAGGGGTCGGGCCCGTTGATGCTGACGGAGGAGGAGCGCCGTACGCTGGTGGCTGAAGGTTACCCGGTCCCCACCAAACTGCCGCTCACCAAATCTGAAGAGAAGGCGCTGAAAAAGATCCGCAGGAAGATCAAAAATAAG atTTCGGCTCAGGAGAGTCGCAGGAAGAAGAAAGAGTACATGGACGCTCTGGAGAAGAA GGTGGAGACCTGCTCCAACGAAAACAACGAGCTGCGCAGGAAAGTGGAAACTCTGGAGTGTACCAACAA GTCTCTGCTACAGCAGCTGCAGTCTCTGCAGGCGGCGGTGGCCGGCAAAGTCCCCAAGTCCTGCAGGATGGCAGGCACCCAGACTTCATCATGCCTAATG GTGGTCGTGTTGTGTTTTGCTCTGTTTTTGGGGAGTTTCTACCCCAGCAGTTTGACTCCATGCTCCACCATCACTGCAACTGGCCTCGCTTCTAAACAGCTGGCTGTCAAAGAGTCCTACACAACCACAG tgaaGTCGAGGAATCTGTTATCAACGTTCGAAGACGAGCAGCCACACCTCCTCGGTCTAGGCGGGGAATATCCCGCCCAATGGGAGGACACGTCGGCTGTCGTCATGGCAGTGTGGCGTCGCTCAGAGCAACAGAAAGTGGCGGAGGTGGAGCCCAACATGGTGGAAACACACCCACCCTTCAGAAATAAAAGCAATGAGACGCAGACATCGAAAAACCTGCTGCTGGACCTGcaaag GTCTCTGGAGCAGAGGACGAAGGAGAGCAGCAGTAAAGTGATAGAGCTGGAGCGAACGGTCAACGAGACCTCCTGA
- the creb3l2 gene encoding cyclic AMP-responsive element-binding protein 3-like protein 2 isoform X2, with the protein MEILDSSEPFLHWDRNLSELSEAGEMDSVLYTNHFSELLDDLSQDALLGQLLSDPFLSGVRGGVEAMEGEDGSDLSPSSPLPPHITAEHSYSLCGDSRPQSPLSHLTGEQGSDAESDGDSADWPMEQEDAIDSILCETPSLLPNLSLSLASSAGPQAPEGPGVAPDAAASPPQTTVSSHNQSKGLKIKEENIIPQIKLEPHEVDQFLNLSPKGLESLQMPPTPPSSLSSDSEGSQSPVHAPPGLSCPTSPTSPPPSQAGLKVSPRAASSLSNSPLLTAAHKLQGSGPLMLTEEERRTLVAEGYPVPTKLPLTKSEEKALKKIRRKIKNKISAQESRRKKKEYMDALEKKVETCSNENNELRRKVETLECTNKSLLQQLQSLQAAVAGKVPKSCRMAGTQTSSCLMVVVLCFALFLGSFYPSSLTPCSTITATGLASKQLAVKESYTTTVKSRNLLSTFEDEQPHLLGLGGEYPAQWEDTSAVVMAVWRRSEQQKVAEVEPNMVETHPPFRNKSNETQTSKNLLLDLQRSLEQRTKESSSKVIELERTVNETS; encoded by the exons CACTTCTCCGAGCTCCTCGACGATCTGTCCCAGGATGCTTTGCTGGGCCAGCTGCTCAGCGACCCCTTCCTGTCCGGGGTGAGAGGCGGAGTGGAGGCCATGGAGGGGGAGGACGGGAGCGACCTGTCCCCGTCTTCCCCTCTCCCCCCGCACATCACGGCCGAGCACAGCTACTCGCTCTGCGGGGACAGCCGCCCACAGTCGCCGCTGTCGCACCTGACCGGAGAGCAAGGCAGCGACGCCG AGTCTGATGGGGACTCCGCTGATTGGCCCATGGAGCAGGAGGACGCCATTGACAGCATCCTGTGTGAGactccttccctcctccccaacctctctctctctctggcctcCAGCGCAGGGCCCCAGGCTCCTGAGGGCCCCGGTGTGGCCCCTGATGCTGCCGCGAGCCCACCTCAGACCACCGTCAGCAGCCACAACCAAAGCAAAGGCCTCAAG ATCAAAGAGGAGAACATCATCCCCCAGATTAAACTGGAGCCTCATGAAGTGGACCAGTTTCTCAATCTTTCACCCAAAG GTCTGGAGTCGCTGCAGATGCCCCCCACTCCTCCCAGTTCCCTCAGCAGCGACTCTGAGGGCAGTCAGAGCCCTGTCCACGCCCCGCCCGGCCTGTCCTGCCCCACCTCCCCCACCAGCCCTCCTCCATCCCAGGCCGGTCTGAAGGTGTCGCCTCGCGCGGCTTCCTCGCTGTCCAACTCCCCTCTGCTCACCGCTGCTCAC aagCTGCAGGGGTCGGGCCCGTTGATGCTGACGGAGGAGGAGCGCCGTACGCTGGTGGCTGAAGGTTACCCGGTCCCCACCAAACTGCCGCTCACCAAATCTGAAGAGAAGGCGCTGAAAAAGATCCGCAGGAAGATCAAAAATAAG atTTCGGCTCAGGAGAGTCGCAGGAAGAAGAAAGAGTACATGGACGCTCTGGAGAAGAA GGTGGAGACCTGCTCCAACGAAAACAACGAGCTGCGCAGGAAAGTGGAAACTCTGGAGTGTACCAACAA GTCTCTGCTACAGCAGCTGCAGTCTCTGCAGGCGGCGGTGGCCGGCAAAGTCCCCAAGTCCTGCAGGATGGCAGGCACCCAGACTTCATCATGCCTAATG GTGGTCGTGTTGTGTTTTGCTCTGTTTTTGGGGAGTTTCTACCCCAGCAGTTTGACTCCATGCTCCACCATCACTGCAACTGGCCTCGCTTCTAAACAGCTGGCTGTCAAAGAGTCCTACACAACCACAG tgaaGTCGAGGAATCTGTTATCAACGTTCGAAGACGAGCAGCCACACCTCCTCGGTCTAGGCGGGGAATATCCCGCCCAATGGGAGGACACGTCGGCTGTCGTCATGGCAGTGTGGCGTCGCTCAGAGCAACAGAAAGTGGCGGAGGTGGAGCCCAACATGGTGGAAACACACCCACCCTTCAGAAATAAAAGCAATGAGACGCAGACATCGAAAAACCTGCTGCTGGACCTGcaaag GTCTCTGGAGCAGAGGACGAAGGAGAGCAGCAGTAAAGTGATAGAGCTGGAGCGAACGGTCAACGAGACCTCCTGA